The Electrophorus electricus isolate fEleEle1 chromosome 8, fEleEle1.pri, whole genome shotgun sequence genome contains the following window.
TTAGGAGGAATACAGCAGAGAACAAATTCCTTGGGAGGAAGTCACTTTCACTGACAATCAGGCTTGTCTTGACCTCATTGCAGCAAAGCCCCATGGGATATTTAGAATTCTAGATGACCAGAGTGGTTTTCCACAGGTGCTTCCCATTTCAACTATTTATGTCTCTGTTTTCCTGTTCTTCAGATTATGTTCACACAGGTTTTAAACTTTTTATCTTTAGGCTACAGATCATACCTTCCTTCAGAAATGTCACTATCATCATGGGCATAACCCACTCTATTATAAGCCAAAAATGCCTCTACCTGAATTTtccattaaacattttgctggGAAAGTCACTTATCAGGTACATATCAAGGCATGGTTTATTCCTTAAAATATTTAGTAGTATAATTATATAAAGgtcagaattattttttttaaaatataatgcttAACAGGTCCATAAGTTCTTGGACAAAAATTATGACCAGGTTCGCCAGGAGGTCCTTGACCTTTTcatgcaaagcaaaaataagGTAAGCAGTTATAGCACTTATTTAGTATGGTCTTTGTTTTTGGTAACCTAGAATataagtttatttttttcttgttctagATGGTTGCACAACTGTTTATGAGTTATTCAGAAGCTGTCAGTCAACAGAAGAAGCATGTTGGGAAGAACAGCATGGTTACACGACGACACCAGTCCTCCACAGTGGCTGCCAAGTTCCAAATGTCTCTTATGGAACTTGCAGAGAAGATGGAGAGGTAGACCATCAAACCTCTTATGCTTGGAATTCATTTCACTTAATTTTTAAGATGacaatgtctgttttttttttaatttttatctcATCTTGTGATTCTCTTATTTTGTGCCAGATGCAACCCATTTTTTGTGCGCTGTGTAAAGCCAAACAATAATAAAGTAAGGAACAGCAGTCAAATCCATCTATTTTCCACAGTAGTTGGAAAATGTCCATTGAGTTATTGTTCTGAGATGATGTGTATTCCTCTAGGAGCCTGGTTCATTTGACATGGAACTGGTCAGTAGTCAGCTTCGTTACTCTGGGATTTTGGAGACCATTCGTATCAGGAGAGAGGGATATCCAATCAGAATATCTTTTGATGTTTTCCTCTTTAGGTAATGTCATAGGTGATTGAGTTGCTGAGAAATagtaatttctctctctctctctctctctctctctctctctctctctctctctctctctctttctctctcaggaatTACAATTTGTACATAGTTGCTTATATTTCAAACTCTTTGTTTTAATATAGATACAAGTCTTTACTGGGCCTGAAGCAGCCTCCACCTGCTACTGGGGAAAACTGTGTGATAATGTTGAGGAAGCTTTGTCCCATGAGGCCAGGAGATTTCCAAGTGGGTGTTTCCAAGGTGAGATTCTCTAATGTGGTAAATATTATCTGTTGGCCAGAGTGCAGTACTGCAATTTGCAATTACTCAATATGTGTTCACATTAGCTATTCATGAAAGAGAACATCTATCACCTGCtggagagtaagagagacagagtgaggcaTGTGGCTGCGTTGACCCTGCAGCGCTACGTCCGAATGTTCTTCGTTCGAAAGCGCTACAAGGCCTTTCGTATGAAAATCATTGGCCTCCAGGCCCACTGCAGAGGCTACCTTGTACGGTATGCACTCTAATCTATAACCCCTTATGACTTCCTTCAGTACAAATTCCCAGCATGACTACCCAAAGTTCtaattcacattcattcatttgtgaaTTTTTCAAACAGGAAACGCTATGTGAAAATGCGAGTCAGTCTCGTCAAATTCCGTTCACTGGTCCACCTGTGTGTCAATCGAAAGAGATATGTTAAGGTATGGATAGTGCAGCTCTCACTGTCAGCATCCATGCTATGAATGTGAGCCCACTGCTAACCTCTGGGCATTATTCATCTACTTTCAGATGAGGTTGGAGGCCAGCAGGAaggcagaagcagagagaatcAGAATGGAAATGGTTTGAACCATACCTTAGATGGCTTTGTCTCTGGAAACAGATATATGCCTCAGTATGTCTCAGagccttttaacatttttctcaAAATTGCAGGAGTTATCAAGACGTGAGGTAGTTAATGTAACACACTTGGTAATTCCAGCAGAACTTGGAAGGTTATTGCAAGCTGCTGCAGGTAGGATTATAATGATGTTTGCTTTGCCTTTCAACTAAGGGAATTAGAAATCGTAAggttgtaaaatgtaattgaacACAGTGGTACttcacattgtttttgtgtgtgcttttcttttctgcaggTGGTCGAGAGCTTCATTCTGATTGCTTAGCCCTAGTACAAGCTCCAACTGTTCATGTGGAATCTCAATTAACATTACCCCTTGATATCAACAATTACCCAGTTTCTAAATTCATCCAGGTTCACTTCAAAGTAGGTGATGCTTTTCGATTGATCCATAAAGTGCTGTAGAGTTCTCAGAGCAATGGAACAgctgatcatttttaaatgttactgaTTCAGTTCTTCTTTACAGGAGCAAAAGTTTGGCATGTTGACTGCACCTCTGAAGACACCACTAACTTATATTGATGATGACCTCAAACATGAAGCTCTAGATGTGTTTATCATGGTAAACATATGcaatatttctgtttctctccatacTTTTGTATATTTAAGCTATGCCTTCAGTCTCAGAAAACCATTCTGCAGATCCTCAGGTTCATGGGTGACCCACATTTAAATGGGGCTCAGGAGAATTTATTTGGAAACTACATCATCCAAATGGGACTCTCTTACCCTGGCTTGCGAGATGAAATTTTGTGTCAAATTGCCAATCAAGTCTGGAGGAACAGCAACCCAGACAATGCTGAGAGGGGCTGGCTGCTTCTGCTCGGATGCCTGAGTGCATTTGCACCTTCAGCCAAAATAGAGAAATACCTTCTGAAGTGAGACATGAGATCCATTTATCCTctgaaatgaatgtgtttgcACACCATgatataatttgatattttgCCCCATATTGTATTTTTCTGAATTCTACAGGTTTGTGTCAGACTATGCCCATGATAGCTATAAGGCAGCTTGCCAACATAAGCTGATACAAGCCATGCAGAAATCCCTTTATGGGATTGAGATGGCTAGGACCTACCCACTGTCTGTGCTTGAGTGGACTGCTAACAGGAAGAAAGCCAACATGGTGCTGCAGGTCCACTGCTTTGATGGTGAGAGTCACAGGTGTTCAGCAGGGATACGCTGGGTTcatcaaataatttttaaaagctaTAGGAAATATCAACTGTATTAAAATCCAAATGCTTTGGGTAAATGTTGTGTGCCACAGAAAACTATATTATCTTTCCAGTCTAGGAGCGATGACATTGCTGTAGGTTTCATGTGAAACCCAAGTGTGAAATGAGAGGAGATCTAAAAAGGCTTCTGTAGAAATGTAGAAAACAAGTGTGTCAGTCTTCTGAGATTACCATCTGTAGATTCTCCCTGTTTTGGCAGGTGAAGGATACAAGAGCATTTACGTAACACAACCACACAAGACAGATCTTGAACACACAATAGGGCTGTACCCAGCTCCTGTCAAGGTCCTCCTATCTCTTTCATCTGCCTAAGTTATCCTGGCAGAGTTTCTCTAGCTCTGTAAACTCTCTGGAGACAAGTGTAGTGCTCTCATAGATTAAGAGACACTTGATCTCTGATGTTAAATGGGATGGAAAAAAGTGTGTGAGgtgttgtctttctttttcacaccACCCTTCTCACCATGGTTGTCAAACATCATGTTATTATCCCCAGGGGCCTCCTTCCTGTGTCCATTGTACTCCTGGACCAGTGGAGAGGATCTAGCTGGGGAAATCCTTCAGCACAGGTATGAGGGAGACCCAGATCCAGGCAGGACACTCTGATTGTATTAAAGACCCCAAACTGGCTGATTAACACAGAGAATTTGATCCTTCAGTCCTGAGCAGGGTCATCGCCTAACCACTCTTATTTCATCTGTCATTTAACCTAGGTCACTCTACTGTCCTCTATGTATAATGAATGAGCTTTAGAGAAGTAATGTATCTGTGAGAATCAATTGTTATGTGCTGGAATGGTACCAACTTATTTCAAGTGTGCTGGTGAGGAAGGTTACTGTGCTGAGCTGTTTCTATGTTCGGTCCTATAGGGGTGTTATAAAAGCCTGGAAGGGGTGTTCCGTCCTTATGAAGGAACAGGGGCAGTGGGCGGAGCTTGCAGGGCATGATTATGTGATGGACCTGATTGCAGACCTGGAGCTGATGAGAGATTTCCCCAAGCAGAAGTCCTACTTCATCATCTCTGCAGAGAGTTTAACCAGGACCAGACCCAATGCCACCCTGTtagtaacaataataacattttaaacctttttaaaccTTATTAAAGTGTGACCAAGTGTTTCCAGATATACCCACATGAAAATGGAATCTATTGTAATAatcttgtgtttttgtatagGCATGTTTAGACAGGCATGGTCTGTTCACAGGAAGATGTGAATGGTTTCTCAGACTAAACTTGAAATAAGGGGCTGAGGTGCTTCTGTTGTTTGATTgctattgttgttttgttccaAATTCCAGAGCTCTGTTTGGGAGTGGTTTTGATTCAGATGATGAGAgtcctctcctcatccctccAGCACTGGCCAGTGCCAGTCTCCCAGACTCAGATggatattacagtcatggtctGATGTTTCAATGCTCTTCATATATTCTTCATTTGGAATGCCCCTTTTACATGACTTGTGGACTGATAAATATCTAGTACTTTTCAAGCTGTATACTAtgttgtgcatttttgtgttttgatgaCTGAGTGTATGATCCACTTCTTTACATTATTTTGATTCTACAGCAGAATCAGATTTCAGTGAAGCTCCAACTCAGAGAGGCATGGACCAATACCTAGACAGCTTGTTTGACCCAGTGCTGTCTGATGTCAGTGGGGTGAGTCCTATAGATACTTCCTTCTGTCCTGATTTTGCCCTAAATCATGTAGATGTGTCGAATATAATACATATCAAAAGCtttttgttaaatgtatgttcttatatatatagatttatcatcctacaaataaaactgtgGCTAATATTAAACACTTTGGAATCCACTGGGATGATGCAGAGATGCATCCTTTTTTAAGAGTCCTCCACTAATCTCttacagacaagacaaaaacataaaatacatgcTTGTCAAGAGGGAAATAACACGGGCATTAAAATAACTAGGATGACAGGCTGAATTGTTATCACCCAGTCCTTCTtatgcattactgcaggagtctactgtataacttacaagaGATATAATCAGCTTCACATTGGAAAAATGACGAAAAGGCtgtaaacatctactttttctaaGATAAACTGATTTctcctcctacaaattcagtACAAATTTGCTTGTACAACTGACGAAGGAAATCTGTCTGaaatttcctgtttctctggaaaccctgtatacttcactacaattttgaacacacacacatatatatatatatatatatatatatatatatatatatatatatatatagtaagaTGAATGGTTAGTTCCAGTGCTGGATATGGTTCATTTGAACCTAGGAGTGTAAGTGATTGAGTATCAAATGTTGTTTCGGCACCAGATACCTACCACTGAGGGTGATTAAATTACTGGATTACCGTATTTCTGAGATGCACTTATTCTCATAGACTATTACCATTAAAACTAATATCCAATTTAAGCTGTATTTAAACACCTGTAGAGTAATGGCTCAAAACCTGCCAAGAGTGTGCTTTTAGTTAGGCATGATTGAGTGACCTGGTCTCATTTCCTCATTTCAAAAGGATCACAAGAACTGTATAAGCCAGCAGGTCAATATCAAACATCATCTACATTGTTCCCATAATTTTAAACTAGTGCTCTTCACATAATCAGTGAGTTTTTACCACCTGAAATGCCTCAGGATAGCAAGTAAAAACCAGATGTTTGTGGTAATTGTTTGCAGACTAAGCTCCTCTTAGAGAGTATAAGGTACTCCCAggggcagagggggtggggctgggtggGAGTGTTGGGAGATAGATTTCTTCTGTAGTTGAGTGCGGACAAGGCCCTGGCTAGGCGACAGTGCGTTCCTTATCTCTGGGCCAGGACCTGGAGAAGTCAGCCAGTATGTCCAGCCATATGAAGGGAGCCGGTGGGATTGGAGGTGGGGATGGAGGGGAGGTGAAGACACGAGCCAGCAGGTCCTATCCTCCAGGACTGCAGCCCGGCGGTGAGTCATAGTTCTGCCTCCCTCTCAGCTCTCTCTACCACCCATGAATTATGTATGGAAGCCCTTGTGTCAATTGGTTCCTAAACGCAATTCCCCTGTGGACTGGAGTTCAGGCAGCCAGTTATTTTGGAattatgctttttgtttttgtgactgTTTTATTGCTCTGCCTGTGTTTATGATGAATATGGTTGGCTGCTACTACTAATAAATATGAGTGTACTGAGTTTCATTACTGAAAAGTTAGTTTCTCAACTCTTATCTTGTGTAATTTTGCACATGCATTGCAGTTCCAGTTTTCTTGCTAATAATGTCTAGAATAAATAGCAGTGTTTATTTACTTTCACTTCATCATTTATATAAGGGcataaaagtataaatataaaatgataaatcttattataaagttatttttgcttctgtattaaaataatattattagtGCTGGCCTGTTCCAATAAGGCAATAGATTTTAGACAGCACTTTGTAAGATTTATTTCTATCTTTGTTCTTCTCAGCGGTACCAGTACTACCAGTTATGGGAGGAGCAATGATGCCACCTGTACCTATGCCAGCTACGACCTCATTGCCTACATTGCTTACCTCTACATCTAGATCTTCAGATCCCTTAGTACCAGCAATTTCCCCAGTATCACCTTTACCTTCTATGTCAGATTTGCCTGTTATGCCATCTATTCCAGTTCTACCTAACATACCACCAGTGACCGATGTGCCAGGTATAACAGcattcattttcagtctttCATTTTGAGTAGCAAAACTAGGAAGCTAGCAAATCTTGTGAGAATCATTTTAAATCTCGTGagaatcattttaaagcattttagaaTATATCTCATTTTGTTCTTAATAAGACTGTTCTATTATACTTTTTTCCCTCATTTTTCTAATAGGAGTAGATCACAGCATCCTAGCACAACAGCAACAAGCCATCATCAACCAGCAGGCAGTCATACTAGTGAGTCacagttttaaatgttgacCTGTTTGGTTGTGCTTCAGATGTACTCTATTGTAGATCTAATTGCTGGTCTGTTGTGCTGTATAATAGGCTCAGCAAATGACAATGCATGCAATGGCCCTTCAACAGCAGATGTACAGTTCAGTGAGTGGGCCATATTCTGGTATGCCACATCACAGAGAACATTTACCAATGCCCCGGTCTAGCCAGTCAAGCCCAGTGAGTATCTCAAGGCTAAACAGAAAGCTTTATGCaattttgttcattattaaatGTGCCTTATTCTAACTTTTATTTTACTCAAACTCAATTTCTTATTCTCATTCATAACTTTATACTCGATCACTCAACTGCCATCATTTTCTAATTCTTACTTATATTAACTTCTCAacagtatataatataatataaatataagtcAAAAAGCCCATTGCTGCAGTAAACgatttctaaaatatatttgattatcTAAAACATCTTAATTAGTTGTGTTTATCTTTTCTCCTACAATACTTGCTAAGGTAACAGAAAAATGACAGACAAAACAAGCACTATTGTTTATTCGGTATTGTTACTGAATGTTCCTAGTAAATGATGagcttttgttttaaaacacagacCAAATTTGAAACTGGATTTATTCCCCACATTTCAACTCCTGTTGCTCCAGTACCAAAGCCCTCCAGCCATAATAGTAAGTCGATCAGTCATGACTCTGATTTCATCATGGTCATTATTTAAGTTCTGTTGTGGTTTTGTCTTTTCTCAACATCACATAGGTTAGAGTAGATTGTACATTTGATGCATAAGCAAGTCATTAATGTATTCTGTTCTTTAATAAGTGTTTGGGTGTATTTTCTTAGGCCCAACCAGGACAGTACCACCAGTTGACGTAGTGAGGTCAACCATCTTGAATTCAGAGCATCTAGAACCAACACACAACATCAAAGACATAATCAAACAGTACCATCCTGGCTCTGTCAAGCCAGTAGAGATCCCAAGGTCTGTACATTCCTTCAACCAGTTCAACCATTATAATGGACTGTAGCCTGAATTGATGTATACCACACAACCATATTATAATATATAGGTTATAGTTTATAACATAtaggtcattttaaatatataaatgcattgtctttaaatgcacagaaataaGAGATTTTTTCCTGTTATATCTCTCGTTTTCTTCTGCAATCACAGAAAAGAGGCTAAAGTGTTTGTTAAGAAGCCAGACCCTCATGATGAAGCTATGATGATTCTTAAGGACCAGATGCGATCTCCACCTCCACTGGTAGATCTAAAAGGCATTCTACTCTAATATGATTCCTTACTCCATTGCTATCAAATAAAAACCTCCTGTGAATGACCAGTATGCCTTCAATGTCTTCACCACTTAACAAAAGAAGACCTATGGTCCAGCCTTAACTGCTTCAGGTATGAGAGAGTCTAAAGGTGAGAGTGGAAGATtacaaccaacaaaaaacatacaggCAAAGGGATCCCCTCCAGTACATGTGGTCAGATCACCTCCAGTACCTGCAGTCAGTCAGAGGGCCCCACCCCCTGAGCCTGGTTAGTACAACTCCTTGTAATACATATATCAGATATTAAAAACTAGACCTGTTTGGTCAACTGGTGTACACCATGATAATACCACCACTGTGTTTTACAGAAGGGATGAAAGTTTTATACTGGAATACAGTTCCTTTCTCCAAACATAGCACTTCTCTTTTAAAccataaagatttattttggtctcatcCATCCACATAACACTTCTGGCTTGTCCATGTGATCTTTAGCAAGCTGCAGCCAGGCAGCAATGTTGTTTTTGAAGAGCAACAGCTTTCTCCTTGCAACCCTGCCATGCACACGATTGTTGTTGTTCACTGTTCTCCTGATGGTAGATTCATGAACATTAACTTTAGCTAATATGCAACCTTTAGTTGcgtaattttaattttaattttcctCAATTAATAATATTGtagttttgttgctttgtttgtaaCCAAATGTGACTGGATGGTCTAGTGTCTCGAGAACTTCCTATTGAAAAGGAGAGCATTCAGACTCAGCTCCACAAGAGGAGCAGTGAGGAACACTACACCTATACAAATGTCCCCTGGAAAATCTACCTGAGGAAAGAGGTTAgatctgcatgtatgtgtgtgtgtgtttctgtgaaattTACAAACATTCCATACAGTAGAGAAGTGTCATGCTTcttttctgtttgattttttaGGTTTTCTATCCTAAGGACAGCTTTAACCACCCCCTCATATTAGATCTTCTGTTCAAGCAGGTGAGTATTTTTGCTTATATCCATGGCACTTACCTATTACTCTGGACCATCTAAATGGATCATTATTGCCTGAGGTTGCACTTGCCTTACTGACAGTAGATTTCTATTTCAGATTGTCCATGATACATTCTCAGAGGCTTGCATTCGCATCACTAaggaagaaagggaaaaaatgaaatccCTCTTTGGTATGCAGCATTCATTTGATGGTGTAAAAGATGCTAATGCTTTCAAATAAATATCTTAGCCTTTACATTATTGAGACACGTCCCTGGTGTGTCTTTTTCAATGTGACAGGTGAGCACAACATTGATGTGGGTGCCTCAACACTAGATGAGAATGCGAAGAAAAAGGTTGTCACTGCAGCAAGGGACAGCTGGGAGATTTACTTCTCACGGCTCTTCCCAGCATCTGTGAGGAGGTCTTTCATCTTACACAtactttttcaaataaaaattttaatcaGGTTTCtctaaagtgtttgtgtgtgtgtgtgtgtgtgtgtgtgtgtgtgtgtgtgtgtgtgtgtattacagggAAGTGTGGGCACTGGTGTCCAggtgctctctgtgtctcataGAGGGATTAAACTGCTAAAGATGGTGAGGAGCAGTGAAGTGGCCCCAGATTACTTCAGAGTTTTAAGACCATATAGGTAGGCTTCAGCAGAAAACAACTATCTACTCAAGACAGCACACGAATCAAATCTTTACCTTGGCTCTCAGAATTGCTGATGATAataatgtatgtgaatgtgtgtgtctcccacCAAAGCTACACCGACATCATGTTTGTCACCATTCCCTCCAAGAACATGCTGGAGTTCAACTTCACCAATGAGAAACTGATTCTGTTCTCAGCTAAAGCTCCTCAAGTAAAGACCATGATTGACTATTTCATCACTGAGCTGAGGAAGGTTAGCctcctctccacacatgcgCTGAGTTCAGGGCTCATCTCTGTGAAGAGGTGGAGTAATCATATTCTCTTTTGCTCTAGGACTCAGACTATGTGGTTGCTGTGCGTAATTGCATTACAGATGACAGAACAATGCTGAGTTTCCATAAAGGAGACATTATACGCTTGCAGACAATGGAGGGCTTGGAGGAAGGTGATCAACTCTCATGCGTATCTTAAAAACACActtttgtgatttgtgatgCCAAGTGTTATCTGCATCATCCAAATGATTTAAGATTAGGGAAAAAAGTATCATTAGTTATTCAAGAAGGACATCATACTGTGGAAACAGTGTTGCAGTATATTTCAGTCTGGCTGAAATACTTGTCAAACTGTTGACAGTCTTAGGGGTGCTTGATGAGTGGAATGTTGAAATATTGCCTATTCCCCACTTGGTGGTCAGGACAAAATGGTTAGCAATGATGTGGTGTGCTTTAAATATGTTTACCAGAGTTATAATGTTGATCTCTAGCTCGTGTGGCTGCTCCACAGGCCACTGCTATGGTTGCATTGTGAAAAAGAAGGTCATACTACTcgaagagataaagagagataaaCTTGACTTTGGTGGGTCAGTGTGCATTGCTTTGCATGGAGTGCTGTTCAACATCTAGTTTTCATTCTCGTTTTGATATGCTTTCTGTCTATTCTACTGCGGGTACCTCATTAACAgtaaatttaaatttgattttccTTGGTTGAAATTATACTGcatctcatacacactcatgatGTGTGTTTCCAGATTATTTTATCATGATTCCTGTTGTACACCATCTCGTGTGATTTCTTTGTGCCTCCTTAAGGCTGGAAGTTTGGAGCAGTCCAGGGTCGTACAGGGGTTTTCCCTGTAGAGTTTGTGCAGCCGGTGGCTGCTCCAGACTTCATCAACCTCCCTGTGGACAAAAAAGAGGAGCCCAAGAATAAGCAGGGTCATGTAGCAGCTTCTGCAGCCCTGGTGGTGGCTGTGGGATCCAGTGTTGCTGCCCAGGAGCTGGACCGCTCCATTGAAGTAGGTGATCCTGGAATGGAAAGCCTCTGCCCTGGAACCACTTTATTTGGAATGTCTTCCTTGATATGTCTTCCTTTATAGATGATTCTGGGAATGTTTGAAGTGCAGTATTTCTTCTGGCaatctttgttttctctttctaaaTCTGCTGAATGTTGTATCCAACAGTCACTGTCTACCTTCACTGGGCCTGAGAAAAGGatgtgaaaataatttattgcaGATTCTTCCTTCTACCTCTAGGTGGCCTGCCCAGTGAGTGAGTATACAGAGGCCCTTACAGACTATGGAAGCTTGGAGATTGATGAGAGAATTCTGCAGGACAGCCAATACAACATGGTGGAGTTTGCCAAGAAATATTTCAGGGGGgttcagaaaaagaacaggtTAGCCAGCTACTTTATATAGAACCTAAATGTGATTGTAAACTTTACAGAGTTTGTAGTGGGCTGCCATGAAAGTGTTGAACTAAAACTCTTCAATAATGAACATGCCATCCCTTTTGATTTTACAGTGATTCCTATAAGCAAAAgtcaaaaaaaggaaaagaagccAGGGAACCATCTGATATAGTGAAATTTTCTAAGGTACAAAAGAATCAAATTGATgtaatttattgcatttattgtgtgtAATCGTTAGAAATTGAACAATTTTTATAAAGCAAAAAATCTCTAAATTTTTGTAATACTATTTGTGCCACCCATGTATTTGGTGTGTTAAATAGTCCCCAATCCAGGAGTCCTTGATTGAGTTTAGTGATGAAAATATGAACAAGATGGCAGCAGACATCTTTCTGGGTAAGGGAGACTTTCACTCTACAGCCTTCTTTCAAATCTCAGCTTAATTATAA
Protein-coding sequences here:
- the myo15aa gene encoding unconventional myosin-XV, whose protein sequence is MYSIRSLPTMLYRERTEEDGVEDMTQLEDLNEAAALFNLKRRFERELIYTYIGSILVAMNPYKMYNIYGTDMVLQHKGHAFGENPPHLFAIGNAAYTKMMDAKRDQCIIISGESGSGKTEAMKLVLRYLAAIQHKRNITQQIEILEAAPLLESFGNAKTVKNDNSSRFGKFIEIFLEEGVISGAITSQYLLEKSRIVFQAKDERNYHVFYEMLAGLPSQQKQSLYLQEAETYYYLNQGGDCEIAGKRDGEDFHRLLSAMEILRFNAEDQNSIFRVLSSILHLGNVFFERHETDSHEMASVVSAQEIRVVAELLQISPEALQKSITFKVMETLREKIYTPLTVESAVDARDAVSKILYALLFNWITDRINKLVYPRNETLSISILDIYGFEDLTFNSFEQLCINYANEYLQFFFNKIVFREEQEEYSREQIPWEEVTFTDNQACLDLIAAKPHGIFRILDDQSGFPQATDHTFLQKCHYHHGHNPLYYKPKMPLPEFSIKHFAGKVTYQVHKFLDKNYDQVRQEVLDLFMQSKNKMVAQLFMSYSEAVSQQKKHVGKNSMVTRRHQSSTVAAKFQMSLMELAEKMERCNPFFVRCVKPNNNKEPGSFDMELVSSQLRYSGILETIRIRREGYPIRISFDVFLFRYKSLLGLKQPPPATGENCVIMLRKLCPMRPGDFQVGVSKLFMKENIYHLLESKRDRVRHVAALTLQRYVRMFFVRKRYKAFRMKIIGLQAHCRGYLVRKRYVKMRVSLVKFRSLVHLCVNRKRYVKMRLEASRKAEAERIRMEMELSRREVVNVTHLVIPAELGRLLQAAAGGRELHSDCLALVQAPTVHVESQLTLPLDINNYPVSKFIQVHFKEQKFGMLTAPLKTPLTYIDDDLKHEALDVFIMILRFMGDPHLNGAQENLFGNYIIQMGLSYPGLRDEILCQIANQVWRNSNPDNAERGWLLLLGCLSAFAPSAKIEKYLLKFVSDYAHDSYKAACQHKLIQAMQKSLYGIEMARTYPLSVLEWTANRKKANMVLQVHCFDGASFLCPLYSWTSGEDLAGEILQHRGVIKAWKGCSVLMKEQGQWAELAGHDYVMDLIADLELMRDFPKQKSYFIISAESLTRTRPNATLALFGSGFDSDDESPLLIPPALASASLPDSDGYYSHESDFSEAPTQRGMDQYLDSLFDPVLSDVSGDLEKSASMSSHMKGAGGIGGGDGGEVKTRASRSYPPGLQPGAVPVLPVMGGAMMPPVPMPATTSLPTLLTSTSRSSDPLVPAISPVSPLPSMSDLPVMPSIPVLPNIPPVTDVPVDHSILAQQQQAIINQQAVILAQQMTMHAMALQQQMYSSVSGPYSGMPHHREHLPMPRSSQSSPVSPTRTVPPVDVVRSTILNSEHLEPTHNIKDIIKQYHPGSVKPVEIPRKEAKVFVKKPDPHDEAMMILKDQMRSPPPQQKKTYGPALTASGMRESKGESGRLQPTKNIQAKGSPPVHVVRSPPVPAVSQRAPPPEPVSRELPIEKESIQTQLHKRSSEEHYTYTNVPWKIYLRKEVFYPKDSFNHPLILDLLFKQIVHDTFSEACIRITKEEREKMKSLFGEHNIDVGASTLDENAKKKVVTAARDSWEIYFSRLFPASGSVGTGVQVLSVSHRGIKLLKMVRSSEVAPDYFRVLRPYSYTDIMFVTIPSKNMLEFNFTNEKLILFSAKAPQVKTMIDYFITELRKDSDYVVAVRNCITDDRTMLSFHKGDIIRLQTMEGLEEGHCYGCIVKKKVILLEEIKRDKLDFGWKFGAVQGRTGVFPVEFVQPVAAPDFINLPVDKKEEPKNKQGHVAASAALVVAVGSSVAAQELDRSIEVACPVSEYTEALTDYGSLEIDERILQDSQYNMVEFAKKYFRGVQKKNSDSYKQKSKKGKEAREPSDIVKFSKSPIQESLIEFSDENMNKMAADIFLAIMKFMGDYPMKGQTEQDIINTILNLSGEYGLMRDEVYCQVLKQITGNTSSKMDSCQRGWRLLYILTAYYRCSEVLKPYLLRYLQDACASSGVHFQGIAKACEQNLRKTFQYGGRNKHPNSMELKAMMAGRSSKRQLFLLPGGIERHLKIKTCSVALDAIEELCYEMGLNRQEAMDEYAIFVVTHRGQNVRPLNKREYILDIATEAEPIDSNYSLWFRRVIWNQPLKFDNELGVTVHYNQVAPDYLKGLLDVVLQGKVSEQQLQQVSKLAALQHRAKESVGLPTIGEVLECIPTQLYGLQRPQQWLNMVTQHMQQVQPLSPHQAMSQFLGLISALPMFGSSFFYILSTSNSFINCPCILAVNQNGLNFLNKETHKLMVKFPLKEVQSTRTQRPTAGSSYPYVEILLGNLMSQRITQLQVDQSLELCRVIAMHMENMLSAREKRLTLPPSEITLL